One Thermus sp. LT1-2-5 genomic region harbors:
- a CDS encoding tRNA (cytidine(34)-2'-O)-methyltransferase, translating to MVHLVLYQPEIPQNVGNVARTAAALGWPLHLIRPFGFLLSSPKLRRAGLDYWPHVDLRVHGDWEAFLATLPPSARVWAFSARGQESFYQARFQEGDYLLFGPETRGLPEGVLARFPSLNIPMPGPVRSLNLAVAVGVAAYEAYRQLRGL from the coding sequence ATGGTCCACCTGGTCCTTTACCAGCCAGAAATCCCCCAAAACGTGGGGAACGTTGCCCGCACCGCCGCTGCCTTGGGGTGGCCCTTACACCTCATCCGCCCTTTCGGCTTTCTCCTTTCCAGCCCCAAGCTCAGGCGGGCGGGGCTGGACTACTGGCCCCACGTGGACCTCCGGGTCCATGGCGATTGGGAGGCCTTCCTCGCCACCCTCCCCCCCTCGGCCCGGGTGTGGGCCTTTAGCGCCCGGGGGCAGGAAAGCTTCTACCAGGCCCGCTTCCAGGAAGGGGACTACCTTCTTTTCGGCCCGGAAACCCGGGGGCTACCCGAGGGGGTGCTGGCCCGCTTTCCCTCCCTGAACATCCCCATGCCGGGGCCGGTGCGTTCCCTCAACCTGGCGGTGGCCGTGGGGGTGGCGGCCTACGAGGCCTACCGCCAGCTCCGGGGCCTTTAG